From Punica granatum isolate Tunisia-2019 chromosome 1, ASM765513v2, whole genome shotgun sequence:
ccgatcaactcagttacccggatacattaacacgatatgtttatccgattaactcgtttacCCGAACATGTTAAGACGACATGTTTACACGTTAACACGGAGATTGAGATGGAGGGGAGGGGGATGTGGCCAGGGAAGAGGTGGGAGCCACATCCGAGGGAGGTAGCATCGGCGAGGATGACATCGAGCCATGAGGCGCATTGGCTTGAGCGGGAGCCAGTGAAGCGGTAGGCTTCGAAGGGGGGATGATGGAATTGGAGTCGGCGGCGAGCTTGGGAGCAGGGGAGGGCGAGATTTGAGACGGATCTGCGGACAATGCGAGGTGCACGGAGAGGAGAGCAATGAGAGCAAAGAAGCAGAACTTCGTCATTGATGGATGAGAAGAATGAAATCAAATCGAGATGAGATCTGAGGGAGGGTAGTAGAGAAGTAGAAGTAGAAGTAGAAGTGCGGTTGTGCTGTGTTGGACTGAGTGAAAGAAAGGGAATGAAATTAGGTTAGAGACTTAGGAAGTTATGATTACATAAGGATATTTTAGTAaatccaaatatataaatgggTTAACTGGTTATATGATTATAGTAACACAATTAAacatgtctaaataaacagttttaatcgtgtataatcgagTTATACGGGTTCAACCCAGTAAGACACGTTTATTAAccgtgtttaaacgggttTGACCCGTTTAGACTGATTATCAAAAATGTCCAATccaaacccgtttaactccgtATCGTATCCGTGTCGTATTATCCTGTCGTGTGAAATATTACCAGCCCTATCTTTAAGTCCCCTCGAGCAATCATCTCGcccttcaaaattttaatagcCAAACCCATAATAATGAGACCTCTGTGGATCATAGCACACAATTTAATAACTATGAATCCAAACTAAGTGTTAAGAAGGCTCGTCATGGTTGTCGATGGACATTCAGTCTATGACAAAGCTGGGAATCTAGCCACTTGATCTTGAAGGATGTAGGCACTCCATACAATCTTAAAGATTTGctagattttccttttttgggaAAATGGGCCGTATTCGAGACAAATTAAACTAAGCAAAATGGGGCACAGGTACCCCATACGGAGCCTCCTAACAAAAGAATGACTAAACGGAAAATGGAAAGACCCACGCTGCACTAATCTCCTAGTTGGCCTCAAGTTCCAGTCTTTCACAGTCCAAATTTCAAGCTAACCAAAGCCCGATAGAACTTCTCTAACTCAAACTGTTTAAAATTAGGCCAATAAAAAATCGGACTCATCTTCAATGCAAAAGTTCAAGATGACAAATTATGGTATCCAATTTTATTAACCCATGGATTTCTTTATAtcttttcgatgtgggacacAGTGACTCTGAACAAACTGAAGATGCATTCCAGTACATATTGCGAGAGAGGCTGCTCATTCGATTCGCACAGGCATCTCTAATGATACTTCATGTCTCGGCAGGACCCCTCGTGATTTTGTTATATACCTAATGTGCCATTACTTCTAATGGCTGAGACTATAATTGGTTTATTATATTGTTTTTCCTTTACTTGGTATGTATGCACCGATTTGTCCTAATTAAATGTGTTCCTGCATTACTCATGAATTGTGTCAAATCTATGAATGCCAAGTATGAGATAATATAGGATTTGTCATAAACACTTGTAGTTGGAGTTGACAATTAACATAACACAAGCCAATCAAGAATAGTAGAATTTATCAAGAGAGGGAATAGCACGGTGGTATACCTCTCGCCTAGTGACCAAGAAATCTCAGGTTCGATATCCAGTGGAACTActcgtgcccctttattagatatttaagatttatatttcaatgtACTAGGTCCATAAGCCTccattgtaaccgaaaaaaaaagaatagtaGAATTTGACCACAATTTTGGTCAGTTTACTGAATGAAACCTTGCCGCTTCATGTCTATAGTACTTGAGTTTTGATGCAACATGATTGTATATCCAATATGTACAAATATCATGTCATGTTTGATTTGAAATCAAAGGTATATAATTACATTTCAGTTTCACTTGAAACCAAGAACTAATTTAGATTTGACTCTCATCAAAGGGCTTCTCACGTGGCTTATATCCCTCAATCTCTACTAATTGAGTGCATCTACCCCGAACCCCATTTTTCCGACTCGTCAATTTTTTGTCCGAAGAAATGGTTCGGAAAAGGGAATTTCGAGCATATATAAACCACCCTCTATGTTCTGGTTCCCCCCTCCCAAAAAAAAGCATCTTTAATGTTGTAAATTGATGATTTAACTTGGAGGAAGTTTATATATGCTTGAAAGATTCTCTAATGTTATACATTGATGATTTGGAGAAGGGGGTTATAGCGCGGAGGCACTGTTTTTGATTTgggatgaaaaaaatttaaattcaattaTCATGATTGGAAATCTCTATACTTctatatttttcattcttatatatttccttttaaatCTATATGTCTGGCTTATaacggaaaaaaaagtaaaagtaaattgataatttatgCGTGAGAaggtaaatttaattaattaacccAAATAGCATTTATACGTCCTCAACGATTTTTGAAAAGAATGACTTGCGCCAATAACACACAGCTACACCATCCATATTATGGCACGCTTTCTGTGGCTCCGCATCATAATCAAAACCAGGACAAGATACACATCTTGGGATGACAAAAAAATTGTCGAAATTAATTACCACCTGGCGAACCCAGCGAGGGCGAGGGCGTTATCGATGACTCCGCGAGCACGCTGGTTAATCTTGGCCATCTTGTTAACTCTCGGCTCGAAATCGTCGCCGCACGTACTGATCTGGCTTATTGCTGAGCTGAGGGTGCTCATGACGGAGTTGTAGTTGTTGTCAGTCATGGCCTCCTGAATCCGCGCGATTGCCTCGTTGTAGTACTTCTTGCACGAGGTGAGGCAGTCGAGGTCCATGGGGTTGTCCACCGCCACGATAAGTCTCTCGGTTTTGCTGATGGCGGCATTGGCCTCGGCGACAGCGGCCTTGAGAGCGGTCTTGAAGATGGCCGTCGAGTCTTTGACGCCGACCGTGGCATCCATGTTGGCGCCCAAGGTGGTGGCGCAGAGGTCGGGGTAGGAGGTCTTGCGGCACGCGGCGGTGATCTGGAGGTTAGCCATCCCGTGCAGGGCAGGGCGGCCAACATGGGCCTCGGCCGGGTTGAGgagcaagaaggagaagacgGAGAGTACAAGGAGCAACATTGGGTTGTTCTTATTCTCCATCccttaaaattaatttgtaatttttcaagGAAGAATTACTTGGGAATTTCAAGGAATGGAGGGGGAGACGGTGAAATGGAACAAAAGGGGATGTGATGCTTTTATATAGGAAGGAAGAAGTATGGTTGGGAATTTGGAAAACAAAATGGTGTGTTCAGAGTGAATGTAGTAGCCTCAGGTTTTTTTTGGGGCCAATATTGGGCTTTGATTAAGAACTACAATTTGTTTTTAGTTAGCAACTAGTCGGATAACCGCAATTTACGCAATATTagttaatttgaaaaatcaattactACCGTTGAAAACTTAAATGGGGACAAAGTGAACAACTATATTACTAACGAGGAAAGAATTTCACTTGTCTCTCAAAATTTGTGTTAATTAAAAATCGAAACCCAACGTTTCAATTGTTGCAGAAATTTGCTAATAATGGATTCCGTTAATCATGTCATCAATTTTTATGGCTTTTCATGATAGTTTAATAA
This genomic window contains:
- the LOC116203366 gene encoding uncharacterized protein LOC116203366 — encoded protein: MENKNNPMLLLVLSVFSFLLLNPAEAHVGRPALHGMANLQITAACRKTSYPDLCATTLGANMDATVGVKDSTAIFKTALKAAVAEANAAISKTERLIVAVDNPMDLDCLTSCKKYYNEAIARIQEAMTDNNYNSVMSTLSSAISQISTCGDDFEPRVNKMAKINQRARGVIDNALALAGFARW